A genomic window from Cucumis melo cultivar AY chromosome 8, USDA_Cmelo_AY_1.0, whole genome shotgun sequence includes:
- the LOC103485186 gene encoding isocitrate dehydrogenase [NAD] regulatory subunit 1, mitochondrial isoform X1, translating to MARRSLPILKQLLSKSPSSENPALLSSCFKSSIDAQNRSVTYMPRPGDGAPRAVTLIPGDGIGPLVTGAVEQVMDAMHAPVYFEKFDVHGDMKKVPQEVIDSIKKNKVCLKGGLVTPVGGGVSSLNVQLRKELDLYASLVNCFNLPGLPTRHENVDIVVIRENTEGEYSGLEHEVVPGVVESLKVITKFCSERIAKYAFEYAYLNNRKKVTAVHKANIMKLADGLFLESCREVATKYPGIKYNEVIVDNCCMQLVSKPEQFDVMVTPNLYGNLVANTAAGIAGGTGVMPGGNVGADHAVFEQGASAGNVGNERLVEQKKANPVALLLSSAMMLRHLQFPSFADRLETAVKKVIFEGKYRTKDLGGQSTTQEVVDAVIASLD from the exons ATGGCTCGAAGATCCTTACCCATCCTCAAGCAGCTCCTCTCTAAATCCCCCTCTTCCGAGAATCCTGCGCTTTTGTCCTCATGTTTCAAATCCTCAATCGACGCTCAAAATCGATCCGTCACTTACATGCCCCGACCCGGAGACGGCGCCCCCCGAGCTGTTACCTTGATTCCCGGAGATGGAATTGGGCCCTTGGTTACTGGCGCCGTGGAGCAAGTCATGGATGCGATGCACGCTCCTGTGTATTTCGAGAAGTTTGATGTTCATGGGGATATGAAGAAGGTGCCTCAAGAAGTAATTGACTCgattaagaaaaataaagtgTGTTTGAAGGGAGGATTGGTGACACCTGTTGGTGGTGGTGTGAGTTCGTTGAATGTGCAATTGAGGAAAGAGCTTGATCTTTATGCGTCGCTTGTGAATTGTTTTAATCTTCCTGGGCTTCCTACCAGGCATGAGAATGTTGATATTGTTGTGATTAGGGAGAATACAGAGGGTGAGTACTCTGGGTTGGAGCACGAGGTCGTTCCTGGCGTCGTGGAAAGCCTTAAG GTGATAACAAAGTTTTGTTCTGAGCGCATTGCTAAATATGCTTTCGAGTATGCTTACCTGAACAACAGAAAGAAAGTTACAGCTGTGCACAAAGCAAATATCATGAAGCTTGCAGATGGTCTGTTTCTAGAATCTTGTCGAGAGGTTGCCACAAAGTATCCTGGAATAAAGTACAATGAAGTTATTGTCGACAACTGCTGCATGCAACTTGTATCAAAGCCTGAGCAATTTGATGTTATG GTGACACCCAATCTTTATGGAAATCTTGTAGCAAACACAGCTGCTGGTATTGCCGGTGGAACAGGGGTTATGCCGGGAG GCAATGTTGGTGCTGATCACGCTGTTTTTGAGCAAGGAGCTTCAGCAGGAAATGTGGGGAATGAAAGGCTTGTGGAACAAAAGAAGGCAAACCCTGTGGCGCTGCTCTTATCATCCGCCATGATGCTTAGACATCTCCAGTTTCCTTCTTTTGCTGATCGATTGGAAACAGCAGTCAAGAAGGTGATATTTGAAGGCAAGTATCGAACCAAGGACCTCGGCGGACAGAGCACGACACAGGAGGTCGTTGATGCAGTCATAGCTTCTTTAGATTGA
- the LOC103485186 gene encoding isocitrate dehydrogenase [NAD] regulatory subunit 1, mitochondrial isoform X2, with translation MARRSLPILKQLLSKSPSSENPALLSSCFKSSIDAQNRSVTYMPRPGDGAPRAVTLIPGDGIGPLVTGAVEQVMDAMHAPVYFEKFDVHGDMKKVPQEVIDSIKKNKVCLKGGLVTPVGGGVSSLNVQLRKELDLYASLVNCFNLPGLPTRHENVDIVVIRENTEGEYSGLEHEVVPGVVESLKFCSERIAKYAFEYAYLNNRKKVTAVHKANIMKLADGLFLESCREVATKYPGIKYNEVIVDNCCMQLVSKPEQFDVMVTPNLYGNLVANTAAGIAGGTGVMPGGNVGADHAVFEQGASAGNVGNERLVEQKKANPVALLLSSAMMLRHLQFPSFADRLETAVKKVIFEGKYRTKDLGGQSTTQEVVDAVIASLD, from the exons ATGGCTCGAAGATCCTTACCCATCCTCAAGCAGCTCCTCTCTAAATCCCCCTCTTCCGAGAATCCTGCGCTTTTGTCCTCATGTTTCAAATCCTCAATCGACGCTCAAAATCGATCCGTCACTTACATGCCCCGACCCGGAGACGGCGCCCCCCGAGCTGTTACCTTGATTCCCGGAGATGGAATTGGGCCCTTGGTTACTGGCGCCGTGGAGCAAGTCATGGATGCGATGCACGCTCCTGTGTATTTCGAGAAGTTTGATGTTCATGGGGATATGAAGAAGGTGCCTCAAGAAGTAATTGACTCgattaagaaaaataaagtgTGTTTGAAGGGAGGATTGGTGACACCTGTTGGTGGTGGTGTGAGTTCGTTGAATGTGCAATTGAGGAAAGAGCTTGATCTTTATGCGTCGCTTGTGAATTGTTTTAATCTTCCTGGGCTTCCTACCAGGCATGAGAATGTTGATATTGTTGTGATTAGGGAGAATACAGAGGGTGAGTACTCTGGGTTGGAGCACGAGGTCGTTCCTGGCGTCGTGGAAAGCCTTAAG TTTTGTTCTGAGCGCATTGCTAAATATGCTTTCGAGTATGCTTACCTGAACAACAGAAAGAAAGTTACAGCTGTGCACAAAGCAAATATCATGAAGCTTGCAGATGGTCTGTTTCTAGAATCTTGTCGAGAGGTTGCCACAAAGTATCCTGGAATAAAGTACAATGAAGTTATTGTCGACAACTGCTGCATGCAACTTGTATCAAAGCCTGAGCAATTTGATGTTATG GTGACACCCAATCTTTATGGAAATCTTGTAGCAAACACAGCTGCTGGTATTGCCGGTGGAACAGGGGTTATGCCGGGAG GCAATGTTGGTGCTGATCACGCTGTTTTTGAGCAAGGAGCTTCAGCAGGAAATGTGGGGAATGAAAGGCTTGTGGAACAAAAGAAGGCAAACCCTGTGGCGCTGCTCTTATCATCCGCCATGATGCTTAGACATCTCCAGTTTCCTTCTTTTGCTGATCGATTGGAAACAGCAGTCAAGAAGGTGATATTTGAAGGCAAGTATCGAACCAAGGACCTCGGCGGACAGAGCACGACACAGGAGGTCGTTGATGCAGTCATAGCTTCTTTAGATTGA
- the LOC103485187 gene encoding serine acetyltransferase 2, whose amino-acid sequence MACLSDHNWPASLSNQLTDCVSRRGEQEHGADTPAFFSADSMKFEIERVFPVYAMGSSKPSAPLTAVASDLGDPIWDAVREEAKLDAEKEPILSSFLYASILSHDCLEQALSFVLANRLQNPTLLATQLMDIFCDVMMHDRSIQHSIRLDLQAFKNRDPACLSYSSALLYPKGYHSLQVHRVAHTLWNRGRIVLALALQSRISEVFGVDIHPAAKIGDGILLDHATGVVIGETAVVGNRVSLMHGVTLGGSGKEVGDRHPKVGDGALIGASTTILGNIKIGKGAVVAAGSLVLKDVPPHSMVAGIPAKVIGYVAEQDPSLTMKHDATKDFFEHVAGSTCRDAKATGQCPESKDSRL is encoded by the exons ATGGCTTGCCTGAGCGATCATAACTGGCCCGCCTCCCTCTCCAATCAACTCACTGATTGTGTTTCCCGTCGAGGGGAGCAAGAACATGGCGCTGACACTCCCGCTTTTTTCTCTGCGGATTCTATGAAATTTGAGATCGAAAGGGTCTTCCCTGTTTATGCTATGGGATCTTCCAAGCCCTCCGCCCCACTCACTGCCGTCGCTTCTGATTTGGGTGACCCTATCTGGGATGCCGTCAGAGAGGAGGCTAAGTTGGAT GCAGAGAAGGAGCCAATTTTAAGCAGCTTCTTGTATGCCAGTATCTTGTCACACGATTGTTTGGAGCAAGCATTGAGTTTTGTTCTTGCTAATCGGCTTCAGAATCCCACTCTCTTAGCTACTCAGTTGATGGATATATTTTGTGATGTTATGATGCATGATAGAAGTATTCAACATTCCATTCGCCTAGATCTGCAG GCCTTTAAAAACCGGGATCCTGCTTGTTTGTCTTACAGTTCAGCGCTTCTATATCCTAAG GGTTACCATTCCCTTCAGGTACATAGAGTTGCACATACTTTGTGGAACCGAGGACGTATTGTGTTGGCCTTAGCACTACAAAGTCGAATTAGCGAG GTTTTTGGTGTTGACATCCATCCTG cTGCAAAAATTGGAGATGGAATACTTTTGGATCATGCAACAGGGGTTGTTATTGGTGAAACTGCTGTTGTGGGTAACAGAGTTTCATTGATGCAT GGTGTAACTTTGGGGGGCAGTGGGAAAGAAGTTGGCGATCGTCATCCGAAAGTGGGTGATGGTGCACTAATTGGAGCCTCTACTACCATACTTGGAAACATTAAAATCGGCAAGGGGGCAGTGGTGGCTGCTGGTTCCCTTGTGTTAAAAGATGTCCCTCCTCACag TATGGTTGCTGGAATTCCGGCCAAGGTGATTGGGTATGTTGCGGAGCAGGATCCCTCATTGACAATGAAGCATG ATGCTACCAAAGACTTTTTTGAACATGTTGCTGGTAGTACTTGTAGAGATGCTAAAGCCACCG GTCAGTGCCCCGAAAGCAAGGATAGTCGGCTCTGA
- the LOC103485189 gene encoding G2/mitotic-specific cyclin-2, protein MAFSDENNPNLIKPTSFLPGGGLEKSGRAFGQEISRVNSNRRALNAINQNSVVNQAYPCVVNKRGLSGKQEICEKKQVDPFHRPITRKFAAQIASSQQLHHNPQENNKPNSFLTNSNAFGHSIFVDEDCKALENDHPVPMFLEKSEPLLPQEASQMEEVEMEDIAEEEDPLIDIDIVDSDNPLAVVEYVDDLYAHYRKIENSSCVPPNYMTKQIDINEKMRAILIDWLIEVHDKFDLMGETLFLTVNLIDRFLAQKTVVRKKLQLVGLVSMLLACKYEEVSVPVVGDLILISDKAYSRKEVLEMETVMLNCLQFNMSVPTPFVFLQRFLKAAQSDKKLQLMAFFLIELSLVEYEMLRFPPSLLAAAAIYTAQCTLTRVDGSWSRTCEWHSSYSEDQLLECSRLMVRFHQNAATGKLTGVHRKYCTSKFNYTAKCEPAHFLLQTQQ, encoded by the exons ATGGCGTTTTCTGATGAGAACAATCCCAACTTGATTAAACCCACTTCTTTTCTTCCAG GAGGAGGGTTGGAGAAGAGTGGGAGGGCTTTTGGGCAGGAGATTAGTAGGGTTAATAGTAATCGGAGAGCTCTTAATGCTATTAATCAGAATTCTGTGGTGAATCAAGCTTACCCTTGTGTTGTTAACAAGAGAGGACTCTCAGg AAAGCAAGAGATTTGCGAGAAGAAGCAGGTTGATCCATTCCATAGACCCATTACAAG GAAATTTGCTGCTCAAATTGCTAGTAGTCAACAGCTTCATCATAATCCTCAG GAAAATAATAAGCCTAACTCATTTCTTACAAATTCAAATGCATTTGGACATTCCATATTTGTAGACGAGGACTGCAAAGCACTAGAAAATGACCATCCAGTCCCCATGTTCTTGGAGAAATCGGAACCATTGTTGCCTCAGGAAGCAAGCCAAATG GAGGAGGTTGAAATGGAGGATATAGCAGAGGAGGAAGATCCATTAATCGACATCGACATTGTTGATTCCGATAACCCGCTTGCCGTTGTTGAGTACGTGGACGATCTCTACGCTCACTACAGAAAAATTGAG AATTCAAGCTGTGTTCCCCCAAATTACATGACCAAACAAATTGACATTAATGAGAAGATGAGAGCTATTCTAATCGATTGGCTTATAGAGGTGCATGACAAGTTTGATCTCATGGGAGAAACATTGTTTCTCACAGTGAATCTCATAGACAGATTTTTGGCACAAAAAACCGTAGTGAGAAAGAAGCTTCAGCTTGTTGGTTTGGTTTCTATGCTGTTAGCTTGCAAATATGAAGAAGTTTCTGTTCCTGTTGTGGGTGATTTGATTCTTATTTCTGATAAAGCTTACTCTAGAAAAGAAGTTCTTGAAATG GAGACAGTAATGCTCAACTGTTTGCAGTTTAACATGTCAGTTCCCACACCCTTTGTTTTCCTCCAAAGGTTCCTTAAAGCTGCTCAATCTGACAAAAAG CTTCAGCTAATGGCATTCTTCTTAATCGAACTCTCGCTCGTCGAGTATGAAATGCTGAGGTTCCCACCCTCTCTGCTAGCGGCAGCGGCAATTTACACAGCTCAATGTACTCTCACCAGAGTCGATGGTAGTTGGAGCCGAACCTGCGAGTGGCATTCCAGCTACTCAGAAGATCAGCTCCT AGAATGCTCGAGACTAATGGTGAGGTTCCATCAAAATGCGGCAACCGGGAAGCTCACCGGAGTCCATAGGAAGTACTGTACATCAAAATTTAACTACACGGCAAAATGTGAACCTGCACATTTTCTTTTGCAGACTCAGCAATAG
- the LOC103485364 gene encoding zinc finger protein ZAT4: protein MEKDHDKSSPSGSSNGGDGGDHTPSKAITVTHEDDVAVSSSSAPVRTIDITLTLSPQESYGRKRGRAEDHGGGSSSGSGQKGKKKGELIDPPSTAPKCATCGKTFGSWKAVFGHLRSHPEREYRGAFPPPKIWEEMLQQETLRRQHGQGEGSSGGNVEGRARLSSLPSGRGIEIDLNDPEEQEANKDEFPFDLNEPAPENEEEDDK from the coding sequence ATGGAGAAGGACCATGACAAAAGCTCCCCGTCCGGTTCCAGCAATGGAGGGGATGGTGGCGATCATACTCCTTCTAAGGCCATCACCGTTACTCATGAGGACGACGTGGCAGTTTCTTCGTCTTCGGCTCCTGTAAGGACTATTGATATTACGTTGACTTTATCTCCACAGGAGTCTTATGGGAGGAAGAGAGGCCGAGCGGAAGATCATGGAGGAGGGTCGAGTAGTGGGAGCGGGCAGAAAGGGAAGAAGAAGGGGGAATTGATCGACCCACCCTCTACCGCTCCCAAATGTGCCACGTGTGGCAAGACTTTTGGGTCGTGGAAGGCGGTGTTTGGGCACTTGCGATCACACCCGGAGCGGGAATATCGTGGGGCATTCCCGCCGCCAAAAATTTGGGAGGAGATGCTACAACAAGAGACGTTGCGGCGGCAACATGGTCAAGGCGAAGGTAGTAGCGGTGGTAATGTCGAAGGCAGAGCGAGGTTGTCGTCTCTACCGTCGGGTAGGGGTATTGAAATTGATCTGAATGACCCAGAAGAGCAAGAGGCTAACAAGGATGAGTTTCCTTTTGATCTCAATGAGCCTGCACCCGAGAATGAGGAGGAAGATGACAAATAA